A DNA window from Eremothecium cymbalariae DBVPG#7215 chromosome 3, complete sequence contains the following coding sequences:
- the KSH1 gene encoding Ksh1p (similar to Ashbya gossypii ADL210W), with translation MSALFKFSSLLQIILLLICSSTYVHCQWPSLLERYKQHGVLSIFWKFARIGERASPYVSLACIVMVANQFNS, from the coding sequence ATGTCTGCGCTTTTCAAATTTAGCTCTTTGCTTCAgattattttgttattgatTTGTTCTAGCACTTACGTGCATTGTCAATGGCCATCTTTGCTGGAACGTTACAAGCAACATGGTGTGTTGAGcatattttggaagtttGCCAGGATTGGTGAGAGGGCTAGCCCTTATGTATCATTGGCGTGCATTGTTATGGTTGCCAACCAGTTTAATAGTTGA
- the LYS12 gene encoding homoisocitrate dehydrogenase (similar to Ashbya gossypii ADL214C), translated as MLRVGRGQLSTRTYVTSKSFTIGLIPGDGIGKEVIPVGRKVLEKIGPKYGVDFKYIDLQAGWQTFLDTGKALPDDTVEQLRNNCQGALFGAVQSPTTKVQGYSSPIVALRKALGLYANIRPVKSVDGTGDRPVDLVIARENTEDLYIKSERTYIDKETGGRVAEAIKRISEHATRNIANIALEIALQRLKEKGHATLTVTHKSNVLSQSDGLFREICKSVYQSNKKFANVQYNEQIVDSMVYRLFKEPQCFDVIVAPNLYGDILSDGAAALVGSLGVVPSVNVGPNIVIGEPCHGSAPDIVGQGIANPIATIRSAALLLEFLGLPEAARHIEKVVDENIRENKIKTPDLGGNSTGEQVANDILSRI; from the coding sequence ATGCTAAGGGTGGGACGTGGACAACTATCGACGAGAACTTATGTCACCTCCAAATCTTTTACAATAGGTTTGATCCCAGGCGACGGTATTGGAAAAGAGGTGATACCAGTGGGTAGAAAGGTATTAGAAAAGATAGGGCCAAAGTATGGGGTTGATTTTAAATACATTGACCTGCAGGCAGGCTGGCAAACCTTTTTAGATACAGGTAAAGCTTTACCTGATGACACGGTGGAACAGTTGAGAAATAATTGCCAAGGGGCACTATTTGGTGCAGTCCAATCTCCAACCACCAAGGTTCAAGGTTATTCTTCTCCAATAGTGGCTTTGAGAAAGGCACTAGGACTATATGCAAATATTCGCCCAGTTAAGTCAGTGGATGGCACTGGTGACAGACCTGTTGATCTTGTTATTGCAAGGGAAAATACCGAAGATCTGTACATCAAGAGTGAAAGAACATATATTGACAAAGAGACTGGTGGCCGCGTTGCTGAAGCAATTAAAAGAATCTCTGAACATGCCACACGGAATATAGCTAATATTGCACTAGAAATTGCCCTACAAAGACTCAAGGAAAAAGGTCATGCAACGCTTACTGTCACACATAAATCTAATGTTCTTTCCCAATCAGATGGATTGTTCAGAGAGATTTGCAAGTCTGTGTACcaatcaaacaaaaaattcgCGAATGTTCAGTATAATGAACAGATAGTTGATTCAATGGTCTACAGGTTATTCAAGGAGCCTCAATGTTTCGATGTTATTGTTGCCCCAAACCTGTATGGCGACATCTTATCCGATGGGGCTGCTGCATTGGTGGGTTCTTTGGGCGTCGTTCCAAGTGTCAACGTTGGACCAAATATTGTAATTGGTGAACCATGTCACGGATCCGCTCCTGACATCGTTGGTCAGGGAATTGCGAACCCCATTGCCACAATAAGATCTGCCGCTTTACTGTTAGAATTCCTAGGTCTCCCTGAAGCTGCAAGACATATAGAGAAGGTAGTGGACGAAAACATCAGGGAAAACAAGATCAAGACACCGGATTTAGGAGGTAATTCTACGGGGGAACAGGTCGCTAACGATATTTTGTCCAGGATTTAG
- the RSM25 gene encoding mitochondrial 37S ribosomal protein mS23 (similar to Ashbya gossypii ADL211C) codes for MKIQTNATNILERTSSFLRVGLLARTPVWYDVIVKSPPSTKFARQPKLVNPSTGAYTAKLREFSDNRNSSSGTYKTRANKHEKRVSTSAVYRAPKLYYFEDKLRSLFYKQHPWELSRPKILVENQGDEKHDWSRIQQLGKPLDGESVVQRTLYLLGSGEHTNLIDAYDQARFEFYRLRMQQELEEQVAQEEAGMLGSVFGPSAVEFGLRKEQEVIDDWKKKALKQVELMSAKRSDQSANWGTREDNANDAVEIEELEL; via the coding sequence ATGAAGATTCAAACTAATGCCACTAATATTCTGGAACGTACATCGTCCTTTTTGAGGGTAGGATTATTGGCGAGAACGCCGGTATGGTACGATGTGATAGTTAAATCCCCACCGTCTACTAAATTTGCGAGACAACCAAAGTTAGTTAATCCATCTACAGGTGCGTATACAGCTAAACTACGTGAATTTTCAGATAATAGAAATAGTAGTTCTGGTACGTATAAGACTAGGGCAAATAAGCATGAAAAACGAGTATCCACTTCTGCGGTTTACAGGGCTCCAAAGTTGTATTACTTCGAGGACAAATTGAGATCTTTATTTTACAAACAGCATCCTTGGGAGTTATCGAGACCTAAGATTCTTGTGGAAAATCAAGGGGACGAGAAGCATGATTGGTCACGTATACAGCAGCTAGGAAAGCCTCTTGATGGTGAGTCTGTAGTGCAACGAACGCTATATTTATTGGGTTCTGGAGAACACACTAATTTGATAGACGCATATGATCAAGCAAGATTCGAATTTTATCGTTTAAGAATGCAGCAGGAATTGGAGGAACAAGTCGCTCAAGAGGAAGCGGGAATGCTTGGTAGTGTTTTTGGCCCATCTGCTGTTGAGTTTGGTCTGCGGAAAGAACAGGAAGTTATTGATGattggaagaaaaaggCGTTAAAGCAAGTTGAACTAATGTCTGCAAAGAGAAGTGATCAATCTGCCAACTGGGGTACCCGAGAAGATAATGCGAATGATGCTGTAGAGATAGAAGAGTTGGAGTTATGA
- the RCM1 gene encoding rRNA (cytosine-C5-)-methyltransferase RCM1 (similar to Ashbya gossypii ADL215W), with protein MISKQFSAQDILKMEFYRDSSWVLEYIEQEFSKNSRISGSLQTLVLRSCKRYKLKTNPKHIYAIVSSCWKYKMYLEKIIKNSGLLADVPLKKGEPVFSKTTIMLLVHDLLLSKNKRIHMGKHPIKAFVLKRQVRLSGEFKKMLVKLKVKSLSELVEDNDADMSPVRWIRINPFRCQGKVDDVLKELRKKFPKQVDDWTQIVPGSIYRDEYIPNLYGVHPSDKITSHELYKRGKIIIQDRASCFPAYILNPTPHDVVIDACSAPGNKTTHIAAHIFPDGNASDVKIYAFERDAKRAEILEKMVTSAGCESCIQISVGDFTQLAKPQMFKDVTGFILDPSCSGSGIFGRQSVDLANKSKLAEKVPNEVFEEQDPKEMEQNELYKTRLAKLSSFQFQIVKHAMSFPNAKKLVYSTCSIHAEENERVVIDLLLDQNIKQYGWKVAKRDSVIPAWQRRGILSEFEEVFPHEQAQELADGCIRALPKEDGGIGFFAVCFERE; from the coding sequence ATGATCTCCAAGCAGTTCAGCGCACaggatatattgaaaatggAATTCTACAGGGATTCTAGCTGGGTGCTCGAGTATATTGAGCAGGAATTTAGTAAAAATAGCAGGATTTCAGGGTCATTACAGACACTGGTGTTGCGGAGCTGCAAAAGATATAAGTTGAAGACGAATCCGAAGCATATATATGCTATAGTTTCATCATGCTGGAAGTATAAGATGTATCTGGAGAAGATAATTAAAAACAGTGGTCTTTTAGCAGATGTTCCGCTGAAGAAGGGAGAACCAGTTTTCTCGAAGACGACTATAATGCTGTTGGTGCATGACCTGCTTTTGTCCAAAAACAAGAGGATACATATGGGGAAGCATCCTATCAAAGCATTTGTATTAAAGCGTCAGGTTAGGTTGAGTGGTGAGTTTAAGAAGATGTTGGTTAAGCTGAAGGTGAAGAGTCTTTCTGAATTGGTTGAGGACAATGATGCAGATATGAGCCCTGTACGGTGGATACGTATTAATCCCTTTCGGTGCCAGGGGAAGGTGGATGATGTCTTGAAGGAACTTAGAAAGAAGTTTCCCAAACAAGTAGACGATTGGACGCAGATAGTTCCGGGTAGTATTTACCGCGATGAATATATCCCAAATTTGTATGGCGTTCATCCTTCCGATAAGATCACATCTCATGAATTGTACAAACGAGGtaaaattattattcaGGATAGGGCATCTTGCTTTCCAGCCTATATCTTAAATCCAACACCACATGATGTTGTGATTGATGCGTGCTCTGCTCCTGGTAACAAGACGACACACATTGCAGCGCATATATTCCCAGATGGCAATGCTTCGGATGTTAAGATTTATGCATTTGAGAGAGATGCCAAACGTGCGGAGATATTAGAAAAGATGGTAACGTCTGCAGGCTGCGAAAGTTGTATACAGATTTCAGTTGGAGATTTTACGCAGCTTGCTAAACCGCAAATGTTCAAGGACGTGACCGGTTTTATACTAGATCCAAGCTGTTCAGGAAGTGGTATATTTGGACGTCAATCTGTGGATCTGGCCAATAAAAGTAAGCTCGCTGAAAAGGTGCCCAATGAAGTGTTCGAGGAGCAAGATCCTAAAGAAATGGAACAAAATGAACTTTACAAAACCAGGTTGGCAAAGTTATCTTCATTCCAGTTTCAAATTGTAAAGCACGCCATGAGCTTCCCAAATGCTAAGAAGTTAGTATATAGTACGTGTTCCATACatgctgaagaaaatgaacgAGTCGTGATTGATCTGCTTTTAGACCAGAACATAAAACAGTATGGCTGGAAGGTCGCAAAGCGTGATTCCGTCATTCCTGCTTGGCAGAGACGCGGAATATTGtcagaatttgaagaggTGTTTCCACATGAACAAGCTCAGGAACTTGCAGATGGCTGCATTAGAGCCTTGCCTAAAGAAGATGGTGGTATTGGCTTCTTTGCCGTTTGTTTCGAACGTGAATGA
- the EFM6 gene encoding putative protein-lysine N-methyltransferase (similar to Ashbya gossypii ADL212W) codes for MTDVFASVFEELVPTPPIEHLGASDLSFQGRLDPPLKIYEDGGESGCGGKVWIAGELLCDFLLEKSKDGQLLSKFVKNGKQFNKVLELGSGTGLVGLCIGMHNIMHEVNDMDVYITDIDTLCPLMARNVRMNNLEGRVHPRELFWGDELPAEFRNKDSPVDLILAADCVYLEKAFPLLEMKLLELTANQEVQPVVLMSYRKRRKADKKFFLKIKKHFVITELTDFKRYDEYIKQRTHIFQLVRRSSIKQQQARA; via the coding sequence ATGACAGATGTATTTGCAAGTgtgtttgaagaattagtGCCAACTCCGCCTATTGAACACTTAGGTGCCTCTGATTTATCTTTCCAAGGAAGGTTGGACCCTCCACTAAAGATTTATGAAGATGGAGGTGAATCTGGATGCGGTGGCAAAGTGTGGATAGCAGGAGAGTTGCTATGtgattttcttttggagAAATCAAAAGATGGTCAGCTGCTTTCCAAATTTGTCAAAAACGGTAAGCAATTCAATAAGGTGCTTGAATTAGGAAGTGGTACAGGTCTAGTGGGGTTATGCATTGGGATGCACAATATAATGCACGAAGTGAATGATATGGATGTGTACATAACTGACATTGATACTTTGTGCCCGTTAATGGCTAGAAATGTGCGTATGAATAATTTGGAAGGTAGGGTACATCCAAGAGAGTTATTCTGGGGTGATGAACTACCCGCCGAATTCAGAAACAAAGATAGTCCAGTGGATCTTATTTTGGCTGCTGACTGTGTCTATTTAGAGAAGGCGTTCCCACTACTAGAGATGAAATTGTTAGAGCTAACTGCAAACCAAGAAGTGCAGCCCGTTGTCTTAATGTCTTATCGGAAAAGGAGAAAGGCTGATAAAAAGTTCTTCTTAAAGATCAAGAAACACTTTGTTATAACAGAATTAACAGACTTCAAACGTTACGATGAGTATATAAAGCAAAGAACGCACATATTTCAATTGGTGCGAAGATCATCCATTAAACAGCAACAAGCGAGAGCTTGA
- the FAP1 gene encoding Fap1p (similar to Ashbya gossypii ADL213W) → MLNTSERSSEVEEVSYSDYLSEADDDGLPYYEKAIKDIQNGYLYQCLICTVEIDSTCRMYACSNCYRVYDYECIMEWAKKSSKRSADSTWKCPNCYHSYNKVLPKKRSTCWCGKQINPEKNATYPNSCGQTCGASICKHGCASTCHLGPHPKCMVPVGLKCKCGKITEQISCYQTKAVKPKLSCKLPCGLPLPCGVHTCQKICHSGPCGRCNTVMSGKFKCYCGSNHLDSIICKDVAVTKMSRSGKHKKWIGVFSCKNIREVRYRCKEHSFNESCKPSPSPDARIQCPYSPNICKTCCCGNTTLIDMQQKREKCTDPIPTCDQRCGKPLSCGKHTCPMTCHPGKCMDPCLQIEERKCSCQERTFLTPCQFDGKPSCNIKCENLMSCRRHRCIKRCCSGKPLALARSSTITPWLDKNDESLIEAEHICFKNCNRKLSCGLHHCTNKCHPGKCPPCLESDSNDLVCPCGKSVILAPVRCGTVRPNCNYPCINTLRGSMPCGHRAPFHKCHPSTEDCPPCTAFVYKPCKCGKLTAARTICFQNDISCGRKCAAKLTNCHHLCQKQCHPPGECPNTCTEVCGLKRSACEHLCTANCHGDEICPDVPCLEEVVVSCGCGRRSLKVPCGAYKDKESATATQSLLCDDDCAKVQKHQMLLQTLRSSESTNKAEHGSSSVINKPTSYEDLGLPYSEQMMCVFSKQATWCKNIQDSLIRLLEDKSRKSLHFKPMKAPQRQFVHELSKAFGLYSESQDREPKRSVFVKILKTSKIPAIGLSEALLLYQRMKTFQKERRDLELQHNTTKILISIPIDDGSDSKTLEASCNAILITGVPRTVTVENIKACFDECLKQTLLKDPQFRLINSNAYIYPSNFLEISANVETDIQRLVPYFSHVCERKQIGYNVSAHKLTADFNKTSQALNNSFISTEDPDF, encoded by the coding sequence ATGTTGAATACAAGTGAAAGGTCTTCAGAGGTTGAGGAAGTTTCCTATTCAGATTACTTGAGTGAagcagatgatgatgggCTCCCGTATTATGAAAAGGCGATTAAGGATATTCAGAATGGTTATTTATATCAATGCTTAATTTGTACAGTTGAGATCGACAGTACATGTCGCATGTATGCATGTTCAAACTGCTATCGTGTATACGATTATGAGTGCATTATGGAATGGGCTAAAAAGTCTAGCAAACGATCGGCGGACAGTACTTGGAAATGTCCAAACTGCTATCATTCATATAATAAAGTTTTACCTAAGAAGCGAAGCACATGTTGGTGCGgcaaacaaatcaatcCAGAGAAGAATGCAACGTATCCTAATTCGTGTGGTCAGACATGTGGGGCATCCATATGTAAGCATGGGTGTGCAAGCACTTGTCATTTGGGGCCTCATCCTAAATGCATGGTTCCTGTCGGTTTAAAATGTAAGTGCGGGAAAATTACAGAACAGATTTCATGTTACCAGACAAAGGCTGTAAAGCCAAAGCTATCTTGTAAATTGCCCTGTGGACTGCCTTTACCATGTGGAGTACATACCTGTCAGAAGATTTGCCATTCTGGCCCTTGTGGTCGGTGTAACACTGTTATGAGCGGCAAATTCAAATGTTACTGTGGCTCCAATCATCTTGATAGCATAATTTGTAAGGATGTTGCTGTAACTAAGATGAGCAGATCTGGTAAACACAAAAAATGGATTGGTGTCTTTTCCTGTAAGAATATTCGCGAAGTTAGGTATCGATGTAAGGAACATTCCTTTAATGAATCATGCAAaccttctccttctcctgATGCACGTATTCAATGTCCATATTCTCCGAATATTTGCAAAACATGTTGTTGTGGTAATACAACTTTAATTGATATGCAGCAAAAACGAGAAAAATGTACAGATCCGATTCCTACCTGTGATCAACGTTGTGGAAAGCCGCTGTCATGTGGGAAGCATACCTGTCCTATGACATGTCATCCGGGGAAATGCATGGATCCTTGTTTGCAAATAGAGGAAAGAAAATGCTCCTGTCAAGAAAGAACTTTCTTGACACCCTGCCAATTCGATGGTAAACCAAGCTGTAATATAAAATGTGAAAATTTAATGTCATGCCGTCGTCACAGATGTATTAAGAGGTGTTGTTCCGGTAAGCCGTTGGCGTTGGCGCGCAGTAGTACTATAACTCCTTGGCTTGACAAAAATGATGAATCTTTAATTGAAGCGGAACATATATGTTTTAAGAACTGTAATAGAAAGTTGTCATGTGGTCTGCATCATTGCACTAATAAATGCCATCCAGGTAAATGTCCGCCGTGCTTGGAATCAGATTCTAATGATTTGGTATGTCCTTGTGGTAAATCTGTAATTTTGGCTCCCGTTCGATGTGGCACTGTGCGTCCTAATTGTAATTACCCGTGCATAAATACGTTACGTGGTTCTATGCCTTGTGGCCATCGGGCCCCTTTTCATAAATGTCATCCTTCAACAGAAGACTGCCCGCCATGTACTGCATTTGTATACAAACCTTGTAAATGTGGTAAGTTAACCGCCGCTCGGACGATTTGCTTCCAAAATGACATTTCTTGTGGTAGGAAATGTGCTGCTAAATTGACCAATTGTCACCATCTCTGTCAGAAGCAATGCCACCCACCAGGAGAGTGTCCAAATACTTGTACCGAAGTATGCGGTCTGAAAAGAAGTGCATGTGAGCACTTATGTACTGCTAACTGCCATGGTGATGAAATTTGTCCCGATGTTCCATGTCTAGAGGAGGTTGTTGTCTCTTGTGGCTGTGGAAGAAGATCATTGAAAGTACCATGTGGTGCATACAAAGACAAAGAATCAGCTACAGCTACTCAAAGTTTACTCTGTGATGATGATTGCgcaaaagttcaaaaacaTCAGATGCTGCTACAGACACTCCGTTCATCTGAAAGTACCAATAAAGCAGAGCATGGAAGCTCTAGTGTTATTAATAAGCCAACTTCATATGAGGATTTAGGGTTGCCATATTCTGAACAGATGATGTGCGTTTTTTCTAAGCAAGCCACTTGGTGCaaaaatatccaagatTCATTGATCAGATTACTGGAGGACAAAAGCAGGAAAAGTTTGCATTTTAAACCTATGAAGGCTCCTCAGCGTCAATTTGTTCACGAGCTTTCTAAAGCTTTTGGGTTATACTCAGAATCTCAGGACCGCGAACCTAAGAGATCTGTTTTTGTtaagatattgaaaacgTCGAAGATTCCCGCTATTGGCCTATCGGAAGCATTATTACTATATCAACGTATGAAAACTTTCCAAAAGGAAAGGCGAGATCTAGAACTACAACACaacacaacaaaaattctaaTTTCTATTCCTATAGATGATGGTTCTGATTCTAAAACACTCGAAGCAAGCTGCAATGCAATTTTGATTACAGGCGTACCTCGAACTGTTACTGTGGAGAATATTAAGGCTTGTTTCGATGAGTGTCTAAAACAAACGCTTTTGAAGGATCCCCAATTTAGGCTCATTAACAGCAATGCCTACATTTACCCATCTAACTTTCTTGAAATTTCAGCAAACGTCGAAACAGATATTCAAAGATTAGTTCCATATTTCAGTCATGTTTGCGAAAGAAAGCAAATTGGATACAATGTATCTGCACACAAATTGACCGCTGATTTCAATAAAACTTCGCAAGCTTTAAACAATTCATTCATTTCTACTGAAGATCCTGATTTCTAA
- the HDA1 gene encoding histone deacetylase HDA1 (similar to Ashbya gossypii ADL216C): MNQESKQKRKLEIDGNDTIGVENMKTAVSKLTVAQQKRPIIVPVVKPKIHYVPLKTGLCYDVRMRYHAKIFTSYFEYIDPHPEDPRRIYRIYKILAENGLIEDPTLSGVDDIGNLMLKIPIREATEDEILLVHSKEHVEFLKTTNTMSREQLLKETEAGDSVYYNNDSLVSAKLSCGGAIEACKAVVEGRVKNALAVVRPPGHHAEPEVAGGFCLFSNVAVAARNILKNYPESVRKVMILDWDIHHGNGTQRAFYNDNRVLYVSLHRYELGRYYPGTEYGNYNQSGEGKGEGFNCNIPWSCGGVGDAEYMWAFEQIVIPMGREFQPDLVIISSGFDAADGDTIGQCHVSPACYGHMTHMLKSLAKGNMCVVLEGGYNLDSIAKSALGVVKVLIGEPPDELPDPFKQPKPEAIATIETVIREQAKYWDCFKSKHGNCGVNWKEPVDESLTFKNFPLQSAVRQEQFRRLSKEYKFVTLPLLDMELSGDTIICSPNIHETDTLIICVHDTPEVWAKRNPLTGYIDPSTSIIVDTTLSITNWALGRSYGIIDINIPQSLFELDNYSAVLTSQEVLSYLWDHYLKFFAQLTRVAFVGIGDAYSGFVHLLGHRDTRSIVKCAISFTDKKQLRPLVPLVDESISDWYFKNSLIFTSKYHSCWGTEGNDSKKPRKKFGRVLKCNSDGMNNILEERFEEATDFILDSFEEWSDSE; the protein is encoded by the coding sequence ATGAATCAAGAATCCAAACAGAAGAGAAAATTGGAGATAGATGGCAATGACACAATTGGTGTAGAAAACATGAAAACGGCAGTTTCCAAACTTACGGTGGCACAACAGAAACGTCCTATTATTGTACCCGTTGTGAAACCGAAAATTCATTACGTCCCTTTGAAAACTGGATTGTGTTACGATGTCAGAATGCGATACCATGCCAAAATATTCACatcatattttgaatatattgatcCACATCCTGAAGATCCGAGGAGAATTTATCGTatttacaaaatattaGCTGAGAATGGATTAATTGAAGATCCGACTTTAAGTGGTGTAGATGATATAGGGAATCTGATGTTGAAGATCCCGATAAGAGAGGCTACTGAGGATGAAATCTTACTTGTTCACTCAAAGGAACATGTGGAGTTTcttaaaacaacaaataccATGAGTCGCGAGCAATTGCTCAAGGAGACTGAGGCTGGTGATAGTGTTTATTATAACAATGATTCTTTAGTAAGCGCTAAACTTTCATGTGGTGGTGCCATCGAAGCGTGTAAGGCGGTGGTAGAAGGCCGCGTGAAGAATGCATTGGCTGTTGTCCGCCCTCCTGGCCATCATGCAGAGCCGGAGGTCGCCGGTGGCTTCTGTCTATTTAGTAACGTTGCTGTGGCTGCAcgaaatattttgaaaaactatCCAGAAAGTGTACGGAAAGTTATGATTTTAGACTGGGACATCCATCATGGCAATGGTACCCAACGGGCTTTTTATAACGATAACCGCGTGTTATATGTCTCTTTGCATAGATACGAGTTGGGTAGATATTATCCTGGTACCGAGTATGGTAATTATAATCAATCTGGGGAAGGGAAAGGGGAAGGGTTTAACTGTAATATCCCATGGTCCTGTGGAGGCGTAGGTGATGCTGAATATATGTGGGCTTTTGAACAAATAGTTATTCCAATGGGTCGTGAATTTCAACCAGATCTGGTGATAATATCATCTGGATTTGACGCTGCGGATGGGGATACAATAGGTCAGTGTCATGTATCGCCAGCTTGTTATGGCCACATGACACATATGCTAAAGTCCTTGGCTAAGGGAAACATGTGTGTCGTTTTAGAAGGGGGCTACAATCTAGATTCAATAGCTAAAAGTGCTCTTGGAGTTGTAAAGGTATTGATAGGCGAGCCTCCTGATGAATTGCCAGATCCTTTTAAGCAGCCAAAACCGGAAGCTATCGCTACTATAGAGACTGTAATAAGAGAGCAAGCGAAATATTGGGATTGTTTTAAGAGTAAACACGGTAATTGTGGCGTTAACTGGAAGGAACCGGTTGATGAGTCGTTAACCTTCAAGAACTTCCCATTACAGAGCGCAGTTCGCCAAGAACAGTTTAGAAGGctttcaaaagaatacaaGTTTGTCACACTCCCATTATTGGATATGGAACTATCAGGAGATACCATTATATGTTCACCAAATATTCATGAAACGGATACTTTAATAATATGTGTACACGATACTCCTGAGGTATGGGCAAAGCGTAATCCTCTAACAGGATATATTGATCCATCTACTTCCATTATAGTAGATACGACGTTGTCAATAACCAACTGGGCTTTAGGTAGAAGTTATGGcattattgatattaatatCCCACAATCTTTATTTGAGTTGGACAATTATTCTGCTGTTCTTACGTCTCAAGAAGTTTTGTCGTATCTATGGGATCACTACTTAAAATTTTTTGCACAATTAACGAGAGTTGCATTTGTTGGGATTGGCGATGCTTACAGTGGCTTTGTTCATTTATTAGGCCACAGGGACACCAGAAGTATTGTAAAATGTGCTATATCTTTTACTGATAAGAAGCAGCTAAGGCCTTTAGTTCCATTAGTAGATGAATCTATAAGTGATTGGTACTTCAAAAACTCATTAATATTCACTAGCAAATATCATTCCTGTTGGGGTACTGAAGGTAATGACTCTAAAAAaccaagaaagaaatttggtAGAGTTTTAAAGTGTAACAGTGATGGTATGAACAATATCTTGGAGGAGAggtttgaagaagcaaCTGATTTCATTTTGGATTCCTTTGAAGAGTGGAGCGATTCTGAATAA